A DNA window from Rubripirellula tenax contains the following coding sequences:
- a CDS encoding beta strand repeat-containing protein: MTLVVLTATCFGLAERSPAAVVIELGTTGINGAAGANQDPGQAGEDGATGETISSTLATADSENRLAVTGGTGGTGGAGGNAVSSNFAGGNGGRGGDGGNAEGSVDTSGPGVVTSFLNAFGGDGGLGGVGGTGGSASTDGNPGNGGDGASAAILAPGINATSTNNEANADALLTGGNGGDAIAAGASGGNGGSASATVANTIATGVTEADASVVVSGGDGGNALGNGASGSGGDATVIDAIVATSAVTGNTSLYQGANGGFSGSAESGTMGIAGDATNQLTATSDNAFLRATLRTEAGGGGNRDNATGVAGSGGDVVSIGSFSNSGEIVADNEFRGGDGGFGYGGASSGDGGNAVGDLTLMSSTNDVDAFVSAQAGDGGYKNSGTGRGGDGGNISSHVTVTGATGAFAFSNIQAGGGGEVFGAAEGSGGDGGTAEGLISATTTSGTASVEAFYLAGSGGSAQGSGTGGNGASISIDNAATAISNQALGDSTVLQVVEAGTGGSSQDGAAGNGGAALSRLNANNTNLNSALISESYGGYGGDRDGLIGQGGSAGSASSEATLRNVGTASVEVYSVAGYGGDGMGGASGSNGADSQAIGSSTSQTMNATSLTQAYGGDGGSTDGQPQAGGLGGNASATSFAQTDGATQVASSNAQSIAGYSVSESGDVLSSRSGAADAFATSISTGGTATSIAVAEGRVSRAVSIADGINGDATATSGSAGTTFGIPTLDSVRVTNTVTANVGSQSRVESYSAVDGTPWSAADVAGANAFSLLTFSPSTFDVTAELATQPNIQNAINVNDVLGIGEFGGGYPTDGSGVHTFSTLLELELTDGTFTGRDALIGFYDFSSTGNGFESLMLSISALQFNETWTFTDLTTAESFFTDNPLSLGSLAGNGEKLQMQVDWSSSRASDGFSASFAITAVPEPGQFLAILIAFVTLFRVRRQRA, from the coding sequence TTGACATTGGTCGTCCTGACCGCGACGTGCTTCGGGTTGGCGGAGCGATCCCCGGCGGCCGTCGTGATCGAGCTCGGGACGACGGGAATCAATGGTGCTGCGGGCGCCAACCAAGATCCTGGCCAAGCCGGCGAAGACGGTGCTACCGGAGAAACAATTAGCAGCACACTTGCGACAGCGGATAGCGAAAATCGATTGGCGGTGACGGGTGGCACGGGCGGGACCGGCGGCGCCGGCGGCAATGCTGTGTCCAGCAATTTTGCTGGGGGAAACGGGGGGCGCGGAGGCGATGGCGGGAACGCGGAGGGTTCCGTTGATACGAGCGGCCCCGGTGTGGTGACCTCCTTCTTGAACGCCTTCGGCGGCGATGGGGGCCTCGGTGGAGTCGGCGGAACGGGTGGTTCAGCATCGACCGACGGGAATCCCGGAAATGGCGGTGACGGCGCGTCAGCAGCGATCTTGGCCCCTGGCATCAACGCCACGTCAACTAACAATGAGGCAAATGCCGATGCGTTGTTGACGGGTGGGAACGGAGGCGATGCAATCGCCGCCGGAGCGTCCGGCGGCAATGGCGGCAGTGCCTCCGCGACCGTTGCCAACACCATCGCGACGGGTGTCACCGAAGCCGATGCATCGGTCGTCGTCAGCGGAGGCGACGGTGGCAACGCATTAGGGAACGGGGCCTCGGGAAGCGGTGGTGACGCCACGGTGATCGACGCGATCGTTGCAACTTCGGCGGTCACGGGCAACACGTCCCTCTACCAAGGAGCCAACGGTGGATTCTCTGGTTCGGCAGAATCCGGAACGATGGGCATTGCCGGCGATGCGACCAACCAGCTGACCGCAACCAGCGACAACGCATTCCTTCGCGCCACGTTGCGGACCGAAGCTGGCGGAGGCGGCAATCGAGACAATGCAACAGGAGTCGCAGGTTCGGGCGGTGACGTGGTATCGATCGGCAGTTTTTCGAACTCCGGTGAAATTGTGGCTGACAATGAATTTCGCGGTGGGGATGGTGGTTTCGGATATGGGGGCGCGTCGTCCGGTGATGGTGGCAATGCGGTTGGCGATTTGACACTGATGTCGTCGACCAATGACGTCGACGCATTCGTTTCCGCGCAGGCTGGCGACGGAGGGTACAAAAATTCGGGCACCGGTCGCGGTGGCGACGGCGGAAACATCTCGTCCCATGTGACGGTCACCGGCGCGACGGGCGCCTTCGCGTTTTCCAACATCCAAGCCGGAGGCGGTGGGGAAGTCTTTGGGGCAGCGGAAGGTTCGGGAGGCGACGGCGGAACGGCGGAAGGTCTCATTTCCGCGACGACGACCAGCGGAACCGCGAGCGTCGAAGCGTTTTATCTCGCCGGATCAGGTGGCTCGGCTCAAGGATCTGGTACCGGCGGAAACGGCGCATCGATTTCAATCGACAATGCGGCGACCGCGATTAGCAATCAAGCCTTGGGGGACAGTACGGTTCTTCAAGTCGTTGAAGCCGGGACGGGAGGCAGTTCGCAAGACGGTGCCGCTGGCAATGGTGGAGCGGCGCTGTCCAGGCTGAATGCAAACAACACAAATCTCAACTCGGCGCTGATTAGCGAATCGTACGGCGGTTACGGAGGTGATCGAGATGGCTTGATCGGTCAGGGCGGCAGCGCCGGGAGTGCAAGCTCCGAGGCGACGTTGCGAAACGTCGGCACGGCATCGGTGGAAGTCTACTCGGTGGCGGGCTACGGCGGTGACGGCATGGGCGGTGCCTCCGGTTCGAATGGTGCCGATTCGCAAGCGATTGGCTCAAGCACCTCGCAGACGATGAACGCGACTTCCTTGACACAGGCTTATGGCGGTGACGGTGGATCGACCGACGGCCAACCGCAAGCAGGTGGTTTGGGAGGCAACGCGAGCGCAACCTCGTTTGCACAGACCGACGGAGCCACTCAAGTCGCATCGTCCAACGCACAATCCATCGCCGGCTATTCCGTTTCCGAATCCGGCGACGTTCTGTCCAGTCGCTCAGGTGCCGCCGACGCATTTGCAACCAGTATTTCGACGGGCGGGACGGCCACGTCGATCGCCGTCGCCGAAGGCAGGGTGTCGCGTGCTGTTTCGATTGCCGACGGCATCAATGGCGACGCGACCGCCACCAGCGGTTCGGCCGGAACCACATTCGGTATCCCAACACTGGATTCGGTTCGCGTGACCAACACTGTGACGGCAAACGTGGGCAGCCAAAGCCGCGTCGAAAGCTATTCCGCGGTCGATGGCACCCCGTGGTCCGCCGCCGACGTGGCCGGTGCAAATGCGTTCTCGCTGTTAACGTTTTCACCATCAACCTTTGATGTCACGGCAGAGCTGGCAACCCAACCCAACATCCAAAACGCAATCAATGTCAATGACGTTCTTGGGATCGGTGAATTTGGTGGCGGCTATCCGACGGACGGTTCTGGAGTTCACACATTCTCAACGCTTCTCGAGCTTGAATTGACTGACGGAACCTTTACCGGGCGAGACGCACTGATCGGTTTTTACGATTTCTCGTCCACCGGAAACGGCTTCGAAAGCCTGATGCTTTCCATTAGCGCCCTTCAGTTCAATGAGACGTGGACGTTCACGGATCTCACCACAGCCGAGTCATTCTTCACGGACAATCCATTGTCGCTCGGTTCGCTTGCGGGCAATGGTGAGAAACTACAAATGCAAGTGGACTGGTCATCGAGTCGAGCATCCGATGGATTCTCGGCAAGCTTCGCGATCACCGCGGTGCCAGAACCAGGCCAATTCCTGGCGATCCTGATTGCGTTTGTCACTCTGTTCCGGGTCAGACGCCAGCGAGCCTAA
- a CDS encoding sigma-70 family RNA polymerase sigma factor has protein sequence MATFATSDSTSQSLVRGLQNRCPVAWSRIATIYSPLILHWTAQMQVPAADREDVCQEVLTAVIQYGARFRQLKPTSSFRSWLWTITHRCVQHIRRDPHRLTTLDAQQLADFVNSPLEDEPEHSPEIANRMLFAAKTIVQNSVNPRTWDIFQDAIAEELSFEAIADRYETTTANVRQIKFRLTARIRDLLELTDDAS, from the coding sequence ATGGCGACCTTCGCTACTTCCGATTCGACGTCCCAAAGTCTCGTTCGTGGTTTGCAAAATCGGTGTCCAGTTGCTTGGTCGCGGATCGCGACGATTTACAGCCCGCTGATCCTTCACTGGACCGCTCAAATGCAGGTTCCCGCAGCGGATCGGGAAGACGTTTGCCAGGAAGTGCTGACCGCAGTGATCCAGTACGGGGCACGTTTTCGGCAACTCAAACCGACGTCAAGTTTTCGCAGTTGGCTCTGGACCATCACCCACCGCTGCGTCCAACACATCCGCCGCGATCCGCACCGATTGACGACGCTCGATGCACAGCAATTGGCGGATTTTGTCAATTCGCCTCTGGAAGACGAACCGGAACATTCACCGGAGATCGCCAACCGAATGTTGTTCGCGGCGAAAACGATCGTCCAGAACTCGGTCAATCCAAGGACTTGGGACATTTTTCAAGACGCCATCGCCGAAGAATTGTCGTTCGAGGCGATCGCGGATCGTTATGAGACAACGACCGCGAACGTTCGCCAAATCAAGTTTCGCCTGACCGCACGAATCCGCGATTTGTTGGAGCTGACCGACGACGCCTCGTAG
- a CDS encoding aminotransferase class III-fold pyridoxal phosphate-dependent enzyme yields MESSVNQPLKAEALRADPRIAEARRLIQEAVADHGSQLTGPKPSDPARQAAFQTLLEKLGATRGGPPFWPYLSSGLGNGPFVELADGSVKLDFIGGIGVHGCGHSHPAMIDGSIDGALEDTVMQGNLQQHPPSIRMSERLIDLAKQNGARMDHCLLSTSGAMANENALKIAMHHKSPADRVIAFDNAFAGRSLAMAALTDKAKYRMGLPLAVQVDYLPFRDQGEPKRSQRWAVDELHRLLKRHPGRYAAFWAEPIAGEGGYYPGSHEFFAALCKPLRDAGIPIIFDEIQSFSRTSMPFAFQHYGLDEFCDIVTIGKITQVCATIYGKDFVPKGPILSQTFTGSSSSIATGMRMLDLLLSENCFGKDGKNMTRHEYMAGHLERLHKKYPELIRGPYGEGMMIAFTPGDGSYDQAKLMMDTMFDTGLMGFVCGADPTRVRFLPPPVTTTHQHIDAAIDLLDKSLQVFAKKLGS; encoded by the coding sequence GTGGAATCATCGGTCAATCAACCACTCAAAGCAGAAGCACTGCGAGCCGATCCGCGAATCGCTGAGGCCCGTCGCCTGATTCAGGAAGCCGTTGCCGACCACGGCAGCCAATTGACCGGGCCGAAGCCATCCGATCCGGCGCGACAAGCCGCTTTCCAAACGCTGCTCGAAAAACTCGGTGCGACGCGTGGCGGGCCTCCGTTTTGGCCCTACTTGTCGTCCGGATTGGGCAACGGACCGTTTGTCGAATTGGCCGACGGCAGCGTCAAGTTGGACTTCATCGGCGGTATCGGCGTACACGGTTGCGGGCACAGCCATCCGGCGATGATCGACGGTTCGATCGATGGTGCTCTCGAAGACACCGTGATGCAAGGGAACCTGCAACAACACCCGCCCAGCATCCGCATGAGCGAACGACTGATCGATTTGGCCAAGCAGAACGGCGCTCGAATGGATCATTGCCTCTTGTCGACCAGCGGCGCGATGGCGAACGAAAACGCGTTGAAGATTGCGATGCACCACAAGTCGCCGGCCGATCGCGTGATCGCGTTTGACAATGCGTTCGCGGGCCGTTCGCTGGCGATGGCCGCGTTGACCGACAAGGCGAAGTACCGAATGGGATTGCCGTTGGCCGTGCAGGTCGATTACTTGCCGTTTCGTGACCAAGGCGAACCGAAACGAAGCCAGCGATGGGCCGTCGACGAACTGCATCGATTGCTCAAGCGACATCCGGGTCGTTACGCCGCATTTTGGGCCGAACCGATCGCCGGCGAAGGCGGCTACTATCCCGGCAGCCACGAGTTCTTTGCCGCCCTATGTAAACCACTTCGCGATGCCGGTATCCCGATCATCTTTGATGAAATCCAATCCTTCTCGCGAACGTCGATGCCGTTTGCATTTCAACACTATGGGCTGGACGAGTTCTGTGACATCGTCACGATCGGAAAGATCACGCAAGTGTGCGCGACAATTTATGGCAAGGACTTCGTCCCCAAAGGCCCCATCCTCAGCCAGACGTTCACGGGATCCTCGTCGTCGATTGCGACGGGAATGAGGATGTTGGATCTGTTGTTGTCGGAAAACTGTTTTGGCAAAGATGGCAAGAACATGACCCGCCACGAATACATGGCGGGTCATCTCGAGCGACTTCACAAGAAGTATCCCGAATTGATTCGAGGCCCCTACGGCGAAGGGATGATGATCGCGTTCACGCCCGGCGATGGAAGCTATGATCAAGCCAAGTTGATGATGGATACGATGTTCGATACTGGATTGATGGGCTTTGTGTGTGGCGCCGATCCGACCCGAGTTCGGTTCCTGCCCCCACCCGTCACGACGACTCACCAGCACATCGACGCCGCCATCGATTTACTGGACAAGTCGCTGCAAGTATTCGCCAAGAAACTGGGGTCGTGA
- a CDS encoding MutS family DNA mismatch repair protein — translation MNEPTIDSHGAEEAVARYQSQLETITAKSDALVAKDRLLGKFRVVLFLGAIVFWIVGYTSDGIAGAGWIGWLMLAAFFVVATMNEPIRDSIDELKRHRSVFERLIARLQRNWEALATKRLTHQLSLVELAGHRREVAGDLDLLGRASLFHLVSMAATTPGIRTLADWLSGPAVAEVAQERAEAVDALAPMREQRLRFYTLAREVGDSTGDPEHFTDWATGDTWLTHRGWLKAWAKASTVITILLILGLVLGSALSVPAVIFKASLVALIALIAINLLITTTVLGPAHGIFSIAMANRRMVGDYEEIFSAADWLPKSNASDASVLSRIRNQMVDGDRCAVEGMRSLQRVAKAGGLRQSAGTFLLYLPLQAFGLWDVWVLDRLEQWQSHYRDQVASWFAALGELEALVSIAALRDDYPGWGHATWHRDASTAVVKAKAIGHPLLKDGDRVRNDVQVGPPGTLLLVTGSNMSGKSTMLRSIGLNVALAGIGAPVCAGALETASVELATSIRVSDDVSQGVSFYMAELKRLKSVVDQARRMAQINDRVCLFLLDEILQGTNSRERQIAVVQVLRHLMDSRSIGAITTHDLELADEPELQSIATTVHFRETIRPDAEGNEQMTFDYQMREGVSPTTNALRLLEMVGLGK, via the coding sequence GTGAACGAGCCAACCATCGATTCGCACGGGGCCGAAGAAGCCGTCGCGCGGTACCAATCGCAGCTGGAAACCATCACGGCAAAGTCGGATGCGTTGGTTGCAAAGGACCGGTTGCTGGGAAAGTTTCGCGTCGTGCTTTTCCTAGGTGCGATCGTCTTCTGGATTGTCGGTTACACCAGCGACGGCATCGCCGGTGCGGGATGGATCGGTTGGTTGATGTTGGCGGCGTTCTTTGTCGTCGCCACAATGAACGAACCGATCCGTGACTCGATCGATGAACTGAAACGACATCGCAGTGTGTTCGAACGGCTGATCGCGAGACTGCAGCGGAATTGGGAAGCGTTGGCGACGAAACGATTGACTCATCAATTGAGCCTTGTTGAATTGGCCGGTCACCGACGCGAGGTCGCCGGCGACCTGGACCTGCTGGGGCGGGCGTCGTTGTTTCATTTGGTTTCGATGGCGGCGACAACGCCGGGCATTCGCACGTTGGCCGATTGGTTGTCGGGACCCGCGGTAGCCGAGGTTGCCCAAGAGAGGGCCGAAGCGGTCGACGCGCTCGCGCCGATGCGCGAACAACGTCTTCGTTTCTATACGCTGGCACGCGAGGTCGGCGACAGCACCGGCGATCCCGAACACTTCACCGATTGGGCGACCGGCGACACATGGCTGACCCATCGTGGTTGGCTGAAAGCGTGGGCCAAGGCTTCCACCGTGATCACGATCCTGTTGATCCTGGGTCTGGTGCTGGGCAGCGCGTTGTCGGTGCCGGCCGTGATTTTCAAAGCATCCTTAGTGGCGCTGATTGCACTGATCGCAATCAACTTGTTGATCACCACAACTGTCTTAGGACCGGCACACGGGATCTTTTCCATTGCGATGGCGAACCGACGCATGGTCGGTGATTACGAAGAAATTTTTTCGGCCGCTGATTGGCTACCAAAATCGAATGCGTCCGATGCCAGCGTGCTGTCACGCATCCGAAATCAAATGGTGGATGGCGATCGATGCGCGGTCGAGGGAATGCGGTCGTTGCAACGTGTCGCCAAAGCGGGCGGATTGCGCCAGTCGGCAGGAACGTTCTTGCTCTACTTGCCACTGCAGGCGTTCGGATTGTGGGACGTATGGGTCCTCGATCGTTTGGAACAATGGCAGTCGCATTATCGTGATCAAGTGGCGAGTTGGTTTGCCGCGCTCGGCGAATTGGAAGCTCTTGTTTCGATCGCAGCACTCCGCGACGACTATCCCGGTTGGGGCCACGCAACATGGCACCGTGACGCGTCCACGGCAGTCGTGAAGGCGAAAGCGATCGGCCATCCGCTGCTCAAAGACGGTGATCGCGTTCGCAACGATGTTCAAGTCGGTCCGCCGGGCACATTGCTGTTGGTCACCGGCAGCAACATGTCAGGGAAGAGCACGATGTTGCGAAGCATCGGGTTGAACGTCGCGCTGGCGGGCATCGGCGCACCGGTTTGCGCCGGCGCATTGGAAACGGCTTCTGTCGAGTTGGCCACCAGCATTCGTGTCAGCGATGACGTCAGCCAAGGCGTTTCGTTTTACATGGCCGAACTGAAACGACTCAAAAGCGTCGTCGACCAGGCTCGCCGGATGGCCCAGATCAACGATCGTGTGTGTCTGTTTTTGCTCGACGAGATTCTGCAAGGAACGAACAGCCGCGAGCGTCAAATTGCCGTCGTCCAAGTGCTACGACATTTGATGGATTCACGATCCATTGGTGCAATCACGACGCACGATCTAGAATTGGCCGACGAACCCGAATTGCAATCCATCGCGACGACCGTCCACTTCCGCGAAACCATCCGACCGGATGCTGAGGGCAACGAACAGATGACGTTCGATTATCAGATGCGAGAAGGCGTCTCGCCGACGACAAATGCACTGCGGCTGCTGGAAATGGTGGGACTCGGGAAGTAG
- a CDS encoding prepilin-type N-terminal cleavage/methylation domain-containing protein: MPVSRSPRRAFSLVELLAAVMIAAIVATIAISQYRTPGDTAHSRSCELCRETVQTEVRRFTDTTSSSPSSDLRQLTSTEYWGGPLPTCPVTGNAFQLDRSGTVVCSTHK; the protein is encoded by the coding sequence ATGCCAGTTTCAAGAAGCCCACGTCGTGCGTTTTCGTTGGTCGAATTACTTGCCGCGGTCATGATCGCGGCAATCGTTGCCACGATCGCTATCTCGCAGTACCGAACACCGGGCGACACGGCGCACTCGCGCAGTTGCGAACTGTGTCGCGAAACGGTTCAAACCGAAGTTCGACGTTTCACCGATACCACGAGTTCATCGCCCAGCAGCGACCTTCGTCAATTGACGAGCACCGAGTATTGGGGTGGTCCGTTGCCGACATGCCCGGTCACTGGCAATGCATTCCAGTTGGACCGATCCGGCACGGTGGTCTGTTCAACGCATAAGTAG
- a CDS encoding arginine N-succinyltransferase translates to MISVRAVRIDDLDDLLKLVRSATRGLTSLQLNREQLLDRIEQSVFALSRTGISLRDEPYVLVMIDDTAGEIVGTSTIYAKTGGHQPFYAYQIRASDHHCDQLDISQHRKRLEIYRTHDGPTEIGSLFLRGKYRGGGRGRWLSLARFMLIAMRPHRFSETVIAEMRGRAMPDGSVPFWDAVTGRFIPVEFAKADAMSTVSKDFIESMMPQHPIYLDLLPAEIRQGLGEVHDETQPALGLLKSEGFRKTDLIDIFDAGPVVECDTNRIGAVARCRETIVGDIVDAGKPPDDTAVQDVILASKHDGFTSVLTRATIREERIDVLAKDAVTLGIEKGAGCWTLTPRASR, encoded by the coding sequence ATGATTTCCGTACGTGCCGTGCGCATCGACGACTTAGACGATCTGTTGAAGTTGGTCCGATCAGCGACACGCGGACTGACATCACTGCAACTCAACCGCGAACAACTGCTCGACCGAATCGAACAGTCCGTGTTCGCGTTGAGCCGAACCGGTATCTCCCTTCGCGACGAACCGTACGTGTTGGTGATGATCGACGACACCGCCGGCGAGATCGTCGGCACATCAACCATTTATGCAAAGACCGGCGGCCATCAACCGTTTTATGCCTACCAGATCCGGGCCTCCGATCATCACTGCGATCAACTGGACATCAGCCAACATCGTAAGCGATTAGAAATCTATCGGACGCATGACGGTCCCACGGAAATCGGCAGCTTGTTCTTGCGAGGCAAGTACCGTGGTGGCGGACGCGGGCGTTGGTTGTCGCTTGCCCGGTTCATGCTGATCGCGATGCGGCCCCATCGCTTTTCCGAAACCGTGATCGCCGAAATGCGCGGCCGCGCGATGCCCGACGGAAGCGTTCCGTTTTGGGACGCAGTGACGGGCCGATTCATTCCCGTCGAATTTGCAAAGGCGGATGCGATGTCGACGGTTTCCAAAGACTTCATCGAATCGATGATGCCCCAGCACCCGATTTATTTAGATTTGTTGCCCGCCGAGATCCGGCAGGGTTTGGGCGAAGTCCACGACGAAACGCAACCGGCATTGGGTCTATTGAAATCCGAAGGCTTTCGCAAAACCGACTTGATTGACATCTTCGATGCCGGTCCGGTCGTCGAGTGTGACACCAACCGTATTGGCGCGGTCGCCAGATGCCGTGAAACGATCGTCGGCGACATTGTCGACGCTGGCAAACCGCCCGACGACACGGCAGTTCAAGACGTGATTCTGGCCAGCAAACACGACGGATTCACCAGCGTGCTTACCCGTGCGACGATCCGTGAAGAGCGAATCGACGTGTTGGCGAAAGACGCCGTCACGTTGGGGATCGAGAAGGGGGCCGGATGCTGGACGCTAACGCCCCGCGCATCGCGTTAA
- a CDS encoding hydrolase, which yields MSDGLAASLEPVFARIRNQKVAAVNELIRWCDQNSWSLDVVALREMATMLVDDFGAAGIRLERTDLPELKLLDDTEAWRRQPTGPLLQWHHNPNARRRVLLMIHYDTVYPASAGPNRCVRSSMRMNPSGGEVDSPIDALIGPGTADAKGGIAVIKLATEAILSSGLVNDIGISIVLNPDEEIGTTASGETLRAMAGSYEQALVFEPTLPDGSLVANRKGSGNFVFVVRGRSAHAGRNPEQGRNAIVHLASLIPDLTQMHDPTAGVTVNVGRIVGGGPLNQVPDHAAVQLNIRVNDQAARHRAEHALADIARRFCRDEYQVTLQGEFHSPPKRVDGAIQRVQRAVERAAAFSGRTVRWADTGGACDGSKLADWGLPNVDTMGVAGGGLHSPDEFCDLDAIVPAAATVAAFLAGFAEDDSTGDPVGG from the coding sequence ATGAGCGACGGTCTGGCAGCGAGTTTAGAACCTGTTTTCGCACGGATCCGCAACCAAAAAGTGGCTGCCGTCAACGAATTGATCCGGTGGTGCGACCAGAATTCTTGGTCGCTCGATGTAGTGGCCCTGCGCGAGATGGCGACGATGTTGGTCGACGACTTCGGTGCCGCAGGTATCCGGCTCGAACGCACCGACTTGCCCGAATTGAAGCTCTTGGATGACACCGAAGCTTGGCGTCGCCAACCGACGGGGCCGCTTTTGCAGTGGCATCACAACCCGAACGCCCGACGACGCGTCCTGTTGATGATTCACTACGACACCGTCTACCCGGCATCGGCTGGACCGAATCGATGCGTTCGATCGTCGATGCGGATGAACCCGTCTGGCGGCGAGGTCGACTCGCCAATCGACGCGCTGATCGGTCCCGGAACCGCCGACGCGAAGGGAGGCATCGCCGTCATCAAGTTGGCAACCGAGGCAATTTTGTCGTCGGGATTGGTGAACGACATCGGGATATCGATCGTGCTGAATCCTGATGAGGAAATCGGCACGACGGCGTCCGGCGAAACCCTTCGTGCGATGGCAGGTTCCTACGAGCAGGCGCTCGTGTTCGAGCCGACGTTGCCCGATGGATCTCTAGTCGCCAACCGAAAAGGATCGGGCAACTTTGTGTTCGTCGTTCGAGGACGATCGGCCCACGCCGGTCGCAATCCCGAACAGGGACGCAATGCGATCGTGCATTTGGCAAGCCTGATCCCCGACCTGACCCAGATGCACGATCCCACCGCTGGCGTCACCGTCAACGTCGGGCGAATCGTCGGCGGCGGACCGCTCAATCAAGTACCCGATCATGCGGCGGTTCAACTGAACATTCGCGTCAACGACCAAGCGGCGCGGCATCGGGCCGAGCATGCTTTGGCGGACATCGCCCGGCGATTCTGTCGCGATGAATACCAAGTCACCTTGCAAGGCGAGTTTCATTCGCCACCCAAGCGGGTCGACGGTGCCATACAACGGGTCCAGCGGGCGGTCGAACGGGCGGCCGCGTTTTCGGGGCGAACCGTGCGATGGGCCGACACGGGCGGCGCGTGCGACGGATCGAAATTGGCCGACTGGGGACTTCCCAACGTCGATACGATGGGCGTTGCAGGTGGCGGTCTGCACAGCCCCGACGAGTTCTGTGACCTCGACGCGATCGTGCCGGCCGCCGCCACGGTTGCCGCGTTCCTTGCCGGCTTTGCCGAAGATGATTCCACGGGCGATCCCGTTGGCGGCTGA
- a CDS encoding Gfo/Idh/MocA family protein gives MSQTTRRSFLQTSLAGGLFMGITAKSYRATFAAESPNERVRVGMIGVGNQGGPKNNMKYFLGNIEALCDLDQTYLAEAGAFLQKEANRSAVMTDDYRRLLDSKDIDAVVVTTPDQWHALMTIEACQAGKDVYCEKPLTLAIGEGKPMIDAARKHGRVVQTGTMQRSGKEFNLAVKLVRDGLLGKASEVNVTLPGPNWIDRAKKPVPDSAPPEGFDFDRWLGPAPARAYNANRVHYLFRFFWDYSGGQQTNFGAHYLDIAQWGLGMDGSGPVSVEGKAVFNPDGWYETPDSADITYKYADGVVLNCRQVPGTPGKEQGTEFVGEKGSLFVYRGGIVANPPELLKGIEVPKIGSSEANVDHVNNFLTCVKTRNKPVADISIGHRSATVCHLGNIAVRTGKTIQWNPETETIVDDPEAAAWLTKEYRAPYSLG, from the coding sequence GTGTCACAAACCACTCGTCGCTCGTTCTTACAAACTTCACTTGCCGGCGGGCTGTTCATGGGAATCACTGCCAAGAGTTACCGGGCAACGTTCGCCGCCGAATCGCCCAACGAGCGCGTCCGGGTGGGAATGATCGGCGTTGGAAATCAAGGCGGACCCAAGAACAACATGAAGTACTTCCTCGGAAACATCGAGGCACTTTGTGATCTGGATCAAACCTATCTCGCCGAAGCCGGCGCGTTTCTTCAGAAGGAAGCGAATCGTTCGGCAGTGATGACTGACGACTATCGCCGATTGTTGGATTCGAAGGACATCGATGCCGTTGTGGTAACGACGCCCGATCAATGGCATGCACTGATGACGATCGAAGCATGCCAAGCGGGAAAAGACGTCTATTGTGAAAAGCCTTTGACGTTGGCGATCGGCGAGGGAAAGCCAATGATCGATGCCGCTCGAAAACACGGTCGCGTTGTTCAAACGGGAACGATGCAACGCAGCGGAAAAGAATTCAATCTGGCCGTCAAACTGGTCCGCGACGGTTTGCTCGGAAAAGCAAGCGAAGTCAACGTGACACTGCCCGGTCCGAATTGGATCGATCGAGCCAAGAAACCAGTTCCCGATAGTGCGCCGCCGGAAGGCTTTGATTTTGATCGTTGGTTGGGCCCGGCGCCGGCACGAGCCTACAACGCGAATCGCGTTCACTACCTGTTTCGATTCTTCTGGGACTACAGCGGCGGTCAACAAACGAATTTCGGCGCCCACTATCTCGACATCGCCCAGTGGGGGCTGGGGATGGACGGTAGCGGTCCCGTTAGCGTCGAAGGCAAGGCTGTATTCAATCCCGATGGCTGGTACGAGACTCCGGATTCTGCCGACATCACCTACAAGTATGCCGACGGGGTCGTGTTGAATTGCCGCCAGGTACCGGGCACCCCAGGCAAAGAACAAGGAACCGAGTTTGTTGGCGAAAAGGGAAGCCTGTTCGTTTATCGGGGAGGCATCGTTGCCAATCCACCTGAGTTATTGAAAGGCATCGAAGTCCCCAAGATCGGTTCGTCCGAAGCGAACGTGGATCACGTCAACAACTTTTTGACCTGCGTCAAAACGCGAAACAAGCCGGTTGCCGACATCAGCATCGGGCATCGCAGCGCCACGGTTTGCCATCTCGGCAACATCGCCGTCCGGACCGGAAAGACGATCCAGTGGAATCCTGAAACTGAAACGATCGTGGACGATCCCGAAGCCGCAGCGTGGCTGACCAAAGAATATCGAGCCCCCTACAGCCTCGGCTAA